A genome region from Labilibaculum antarcticum includes the following:
- the rsmD gene encoding 16S rRNA (guanine(966)-N(2))-methyltransferase RsmD — MRIVSGTHKGRRISPDKNFKARPTTDLAKENLFNVLNNIIDFEDLKVLDLFSGTGSISYEFASRGAGKVMCVEKNHNHFSFIQKTIKELKFEQIQAVKSDVFRFLRNFPQKFDLIFADPPFEMKSLETIPELVFEKELLTEDGILIVEHGSTNDFSTHPNYYDKRVYGSVNFSFFKSIKEHE; from the coding sequence GTGCGAATAGTAAGTGGAACTCATAAAGGAAGAAGAATATCTCCGGATAAAAATTTCAAGGCTCGTCCAACGACTGATTTAGCCAAGGAAAACCTTTTTAATGTATTAAATAACATTATTGATTTCGAAGATTTAAAAGTATTAGATCTTTTTAGTGGTACAGGAAGTATTAGTTACGAATTTGCCTCCAGAGGAGCGGGAAAAGTGATGTGTGTGGAAAAAAATCACAACCATTTCTCCTTTATTCAAAAAACGATCAAAGAATTAAAGTTTGAGCAAATTCAAGCCGTTAAATCGGATGTTTTTAGATTTCTTCGGAATTTCCCTCAAAAATTTGATTTGATATTTGCAGATCCACCATTCGAAATGAAGTCACTTGAAACAATACCAGAATTGGTGTTCGAAAAGGAATTGCTAACAGAAGATGGTATCTTAATTGTTGAACATGGCTCAACAAATGACTTTTCAACACATCCAAACTATTACGATAAAAGGGTTTACGGAAGTGTCAATTTTAGCTTCTTTAAGTCGATTAAAGAACATGAATAA
- a CDS encoding PLP-dependent transferase encodes MKAIQKGKLGYLAVSLGAYKTLFCSPGGNTSSEIPEDERIQMNLTVGLVRISLGLNDDIDQTYQKNERMLKRNLDTDINPVNKMHSLPNN; translated from the coding sequence ATGAAAGCCATACAAAAAGGCAAGCTTGGGTATTTAGCAGTTAGTCTGGGGGCTTACAAAACGCTCTTCTGTTCGCCGGGCGGAAACACTTCTTCGGAGATTCCGGAAGATGAGCGGATACAAATGAATTTAACAGTTGGTTTGGTAAGAATTTCGCTTGGATTGAATGATGATATTGACCAAACCTATCAAAAAAATGAGCGAATGTTAAAAAGAAATCTGGACACAGACATAAATCCAGTCAATAAAATGCATAGCTTACCAAATAATTAA
- a CDS encoding phospho-sugar mutase: protein MNETEIFKIVNEKAQAWLEGKYDQETKNAVKSLLEKEDKTDLIESFYKDLEFGTGGLRGKMGPGTNRMNIYTVGAATQGLANYINKAFAGQENLSVCIGYDCRNNSKLYSDTVANIFSANGIKAYIFEDLRPTPEMSFAIRHLGCQSGVIITASHNPKEYNGYKAYWEDGSQLVIPHDKNVIDEVKAVKLEEIKFKGNPALIEVLGEDMDKLFLDKVKTLSLSPEAIKNQKDLKIVFTPLHGTTVRLVPASLKNYGFENVIHIPEQDVVDGNFPTVWSANPEEPEALKMAVDKAKEVNADIVMACDPDGDRLGIAATNDKGEWEIVNGNQTALIFNYYLIRRRKELGLLTGNDYVVKTIVTTELFKEVAEKNNVQCFDAYTGFKWIAYVIRKNPEKNYIGGGEESFGYMPGDFTRDKDAVSSCSIMAEIAAWAKEQGKNVFDILKDIYVEYGYSKEKMIYIVREGLQGAQEIEKLMYDYRYNRPKEINGSTLVLVKDYTTRIATNPVTGEETALNFETTADVLQFYLEDGTKISVRPSGTEPKIKYYFEVRETLASIEDFYATEEKANKKIQGIISSLKLN, encoded by the coding sequence ATGAACGAGACTGAGATTTTTAAAATCGTAAATGAAAAAGCCCAAGCATGGCTTGAGGGGAAATATGATCAGGAAACTAAAAATGCTGTAAAATCATTATTAGAAAAGGAAGACAAAACTGATTTAATAGAATCATTTTATAAAGATCTTGAATTTGGAACTGGAGGCTTACGTGGTAAAATGGGTCCAGGAACTAACAGAATGAATATTTACACTGTTGGTGCCGCTACTCAAGGATTAGCCAACTATATTAATAAAGCCTTCGCAGGACAAGAAAATCTTTCTGTTTGTATTGGCTATGATTGTAGAAACAATAGCAAATTATACTCGGATACTGTTGCTAATATTTTCTCGGCAAATGGTATTAAAGCATATATTTTTGAAGATTTAAGACCAACACCAGAAATGTCTTTTGCAATTCGTCATTTGGGTTGTCAATCAGGTGTTATTATTACTGCATCACACAATCCTAAAGAATACAATGGATATAAAGCATATTGGGAAGATGGTTCTCAATTGGTTATTCCTCACGATAAAAATGTAATTGACGAAGTTAAGGCAGTAAAACTTGAAGAAATCAAATTCAAAGGGAATCCTGCTCTAATCGAAGTTCTTGGCGAAGATATGGATAAACTTTTTCTTGATAAAGTTAAAACATTAAGTCTTTCTCCTGAAGCAATCAAAAATCAAAAAGATTTAAAAATTGTTTTTACGCCATTACATGGAACAACAGTAAGATTGGTTCCTGCTTCACTAAAAAATTACGGTTTTGAGAACGTAATTCATATTCCAGAACAAGATGTAGTAGATGGTAACTTCCCTACTGTTTGGTCGGCAAATCCTGAAGAACCAGAAGCGTTAAAAATGGCAGTTGATAAAGCCAAGGAAGTTAATGCTGATATAGTAATGGCTTGTGACCCTGATGGTGACCGCTTGGGCATTGCTGCTACGAACGATAAAGGAGAATGGGAAATAGTAAATGGAAATCAGACTGCTCTTATTTTTAACTACTACTTAATTAGAAGAAGAAAAGAACTTGGACTTTTAACTGGTAACGATTATGTGGTAAAAACTATTGTTACAACAGAGTTATTCAAAGAGGTAGCAGAGAAAAACAATGTACAATGTTTTGATGCTTACACAGGATTTAAATGGATTGCTTATGTAATCAGAAAAAATCCTGAGAAAAACTATATCGGTGGTGGCGAGGAATCTTTTGGCTATATGCCTGGTGATTTTACCCGTGATAAAGATGCAGTATCTTCTTGTAGCATTATGGCCGAGATTGCAGCCTGGGCTAAAGAGCAAGGGAAAAACGTATTCGATATTCTTAAAGATATCTATGTAGAATATGGTTATTCGAAAGAGAAAATGATTTATATCGTTCGTGAAGGACTGCAAGGCGCACAGGAAATTGAAAAATTAATGTACGACTATCGCTACAATCGTCCGAAAGAAATTAATGGATCGACCTTAGTTTTGGTGAAGGATTACACAACAAGAATAGCTACAAACCCAGTAACTGGTGAAGAAACGGCATTGAATTTTGAGACTACTGCTGATGTTCTTCAATTTTATTTGGAAGACGGAACAAAGATTTCTGTTCGTCCATCGGGAACTGAGCCAAAAATAAAATACTATTTCGAGGTGCGCGAAACACTTGCTTCAATTGAAGATTTTTACGCTACTGAAGAAAAAGCCAACAAAAAAATTCAAGGAATTATTAGCTCTTTGAAATTAAACTAA
- a CDS encoding response regulator, protein MDNKRTILSVDDSPINNKLIEAYFRRDYTVISKEGGQQALDWLNDNVPDVILLDIMMPVMDGIEVLEKMQENERLKNIPVIMVSAKTEMESIKATLSLGAQDYVKKPIDFTELQTKVLIAFQINEQKQEISKYKSYYDIHQGMIHAGRIQRSILPDAENFRRLFSKSFIINLPKHVVSGDFYWIQQNFHKKNIGLFDCTGHGVPAAMLTVMGQMELHTLSQNGNEVSAEHVFPLLSQKFSRILNTSGDTYTQYDGMDGLFCSIYPQDQILEFVGAKRSLVLIRKSSEPVKCDNELTEAKVSNEDYSLFEIQGDRNSIGKESEFAEFTTKKIATQAGDRIFLYTDGITDQLGGQQLKTLKKKQFYDKLLSIQNKSINLQKSDIFNWFESWKENNEQTDDILIIGIEL, encoded by the coding sequence ATGGATAACAAAAGAACCATTCTATCTGTTGACGACTCTCCAATTAATAATAAATTAATTGAAGCTTATTTCAGACGCGATTATACTGTCATTTCTAAGGAGGGTGGTCAGCAAGCTCTCGACTGGTTAAACGACAACGTTCCAGATGTTATTCTTCTCGACATTATGATGCCGGTAATGGATGGCATTGAGGTGCTCGAAAAAATGCAGGAGAATGAAAGATTAAAAAACATTCCTGTCATAATGGTTTCGGCCAAAACAGAAATGGAGTCCATAAAAGCCACCTTAAGTTTAGGTGCACAAGATTACGTTAAAAAGCCAATTGATTTTACGGAACTGCAAACTAAAGTATTAATTGCATTTCAAATCAATGAACAAAAACAAGAAATTTCAAAATACAAGTCATACTATGACATTCATCAAGGTATGATTCATGCAGGTAGAATTCAAAGATCTATTCTTCCTGATGCTGAAAATTTCAGAAGATTATTCTCCAAATCCTTTATTATTAATCTGCCCAAACATGTTGTGAGTGGAGATTTTTATTGGATTCAACAGAATTTCCATAAAAAAAACATTGGCTTATTTGATTGCACCGGACACGGAGTTCCTGCTGCGATGTTAACAGTTATGGGACAAATGGAACTGCATACTCTTTCTCAAAATGGAAACGAAGTTAGTGCTGAACATGTTTTTCCTCTGTTAAGTCAAAAATTTAGTCGAATTCTGAACACATCTGGCGATACTTATACTCAGTACGACGGCATGGATGGGTTATTTTGCTCCATTTACCCACAAGACCAGATATTGGAATTTGTAGGAGCAAAAAGATCACTGGTTTTGATCAGGAAAAGTTCAGAGCCTGTAAAATGCGACAATGAATTGACTGAAGCAAAAGTTAGTAATGAGGACTATTCTCTTTTCGAAATTCAAGGTGATCGAAATTCAATTGGTAAAGAATCCGAATTTGCTGAATTCACAACTAAAAAGATAGCAACACAGGCTGGTGACAGGATTTTCTTGTACACAGATGGGATTACAGACCAACTTGGCGGACAACAGCTTAAAACACTTAAAAAGAAGCAATTTTACGACAAATTACTATCCATTCAAAACAAATCCATCAACCTGCAGAAATCAGATATCTTCAACTGGTTTGAAAGTTGGAAAGAAAACAATGAACAAACCGACGACATTCTGATTATTGGCATTGAGCTTTAA
- a CDS encoding UDP-glucuronic acid decarboxylase family protein: protein MKRILITGGAGFIGSHLCERLLKEGNDVICLDNYFTGSKKNIAHLMDNPYFELVRHDITQPYYAEVDQIYNLACPASPVHYQYNPIKTTKTSVMGSINLLGLAKRINARILQASTSEVYGDPEIHPQTEDYWGNVNPIGIRSCYDEGKRCAETLFMDYHTQNNVAIKIVRIFNTYGPNMHPNDGRVVSNFIVQALKGEDITLFGDGLQTRSFQYVDDLLEGMIRMMNSRKEFIGPVNVGNPNEFTILELAQKVIELTNSNSKIIHLPLPKDDPTQRQPNISLAKMELNDWEPKIQLNEGLLRTISYFDNLLSIKPTH from the coding sequence ATGAAAAGAATTTTAATTACCGGAGGAGCTGGATTTATTGGTTCACATCTTTGCGAGAGATTACTAAAAGAAGGCAATGATGTGATCTGTTTGGACAATTATTTCACGGGTTCAAAGAAGAACATTGCTCATTTAATGGATAATCCATATTTTGAACTTGTTCGTCACGACATTACGCAACCGTACTATGCCGAGGTCGATCAAATTTACAATTTGGCATGTCCAGCATCTCCTGTGCACTACCAATACAATCCAATTAAGACCACCAAAACTTCAGTAATGGGCTCAATCAACCTGCTTGGTTTAGCCAAAAGAATAAATGCCCGAATTCTTCAGGCCTCAACAAGTGAAGTCTATGGTGATCCTGAAATACACCCACAAACAGAAGACTACTGGGGAAATGTGAATCCAATTGGAATTCGTTCCTGTTACGATGAAGGGAAACGTTGTGCCGAGACTTTGTTCATGGATTATCACACCCAAAATAATGTTGCCATAAAAATTGTCCGTATTTTCAACACCTACGGTCCTAACATGCATCCAAATGATGGTCGTGTGGTATCGAATTTTATTGTTCAGGCACTAAAAGGTGAGGACATTACTCTTTTTGGCGATGGTCTTCAAACCAGAAGTTTTCAGTATGTTGACGATCTACTGGAAGGTATGATACGAATGATGAACTCAAGAAAGGAATTTATTGGTCCGGTTAATGTTGGCAACCCTAATGAATTTACAATTCTTGAATTGGCTCAAAAAGTAATTGAACTAACCAATTCAAACTCTAAAATCATTCATTTGCCTTTACCTAAAGACGATCCAACACAAAGACAGCCGAATATTAGCCTTGCGAAAATGGAATTAAACGACTGGGAACCAAAAATTCAATTAAATGAAGGTTTACTTCGAACAATTTCGTATTTTGATAACTTATTATCAATCAAACCGACACACTAA
- a CDS encoding ATP-dependent DNA helicase: MLKNHVAILINESLNFDPTADQHRAIDCLADYVTNNDECGIFLLKGYAGTGKTTLVSALVSVLDKMKINSVLLAPTGRAAKVLTYYSKKSAYTIHKKIYRQKSLTDDLGLFALDRNMNNNTVFLVDEASMISNYSAEASVFGSGRLLDDLMQYVFSRKNCRLILIGDTAQLPPIGLDISPALDSHELESCYNMPVKEMILTQVVRQNQESGILMNATNLRCMLADEKKGYPVLFTKNYPDIKRIGGAELIEEISNSHSEFGLEDTIVISRSNKRANKFNQGIRNAVLYREEEISSGDYLMVVKNNYFWAQDIKEMDFIANGDIVEIVRIHKYMEMYGFRYAEVTIRFPDYKDIELDTMIMLDTLDIETASLGYEKNKKLFFTIAEDYADIRSKKARYEKVRDNKFFNALQVKFSYAVTCHKAQGGQWKSVFVDQGYLIDELLTPEYYRWLYTAVTRATEKLFLVNFKKEFFPDENEI, translated from the coding sequence ATGTTAAAAAATCATGTAGCAATACTGATTAATGAAAGTTTGAACTTCGATCCAACCGCAGACCAGCACAGGGCAATTGACTGTTTGGCGGATTATGTAACCAATAATGACGAATGTGGAATTTTTTTGTTAAAAGGTTATGCCGGTACAGGAAAGACGACTTTGGTGAGTGCTTTGGTATCTGTTTTGGATAAAATGAAAATTAATTCAGTGCTTCTCGCTCCAACTGGACGAGCGGCAAAAGTTCTTACTTACTATTCAAAAAAATCAGCTTATACAATCCATAAAAAAATTTATCGTCAGAAATCTCTTACTGATGATCTCGGTTTGTTCGCTCTAGATCGAAATATGAACAATAATACTGTTTTTTTGGTGGATGAGGCATCAATGATTTCAAATTATTCTGCAGAGGCATCGGTTTTTGGTTCTGGCAGATTGCTGGATGATTTAATGCAATATGTATTCTCAAGGAAAAATTGTCGGTTGATTTTGATTGGGGATACGGCTCAGTTGCCTCCAATAGGATTGGATATTAGTCCTGCTCTTGATTCTCATGAACTGGAGTCATGCTACAATATGCCGGTAAAGGAGATGATCTTAACTCAGGTTGTTCGTCAAAATCAAGAATCGGGTATTTTAATGAACGCAACGAACTTAAGATGCATGCTGGCCGATGAAAAAAAAGGCTATCCTGTTTTGTTTACAAAAAATTATCCTGATATAAAACGAATTGGAGGAGCCGAATTGATTGAGGAAATTTCGAACTCCCATTCTGAGTTTGGTCTTGAGGATACTATTGTAATTAGTCGTTCTAATAAAAGGGCAAATAAATTCAATCAGGGAATTCGAAATGCGGTATTGTATCGCGAGGAAGAGATTTCCAGTGGAGATTATTTGATGGTTGTGAAGAATAATTATTTCTGGGCACAGGATATAAAGGAAATGGATTTTATAGCCAATGGCGATATTGTAGAAATCGTACGAATACATAAGTATATGGAAATGTATGGATTTCGTTATGCTGAGGTCACTATTCGGTTTCCGGATTACAAGGATATTGAATTAGATACCATGATCATGTTAGACACACTTGATATTGAAACGGCATCTCTTGGATACGAGAAAAATAAAAAACTATTTTTTACCATTGCCGAAGATTATGCGGATATTCGTTCTAAGAAAGCGCGATACGAAAAAGTGCGGGACAATAAGTTTTTTAATGCTTTGCAAGTGAAATTTTCATATGCTGTTACCTGTCACAAAGCTCAGGGAGGACAATGGAAATCAGTATTTGTAGATCAAGGATACTTAATCGATGAGTTGTTAACGCCAGAGTATTACCGTTGGCTCTACACGGCGGTAACTCGTGCTACCGAAAAATTGTTTCTTGTTAATTTTAAAAAAGAATTCTTTCCTGATGAGAATGAGATTTAA
- the rfbC gene encoding dTDP-4-dehydrorhamnose 3,5-epimerase — protein MEIIKTKIPDLLIIKPKVFEDERGYFFESYNEKIFREKGLDLSFVQDNESKSGYGVIRGLHYQLAPYSQTKLVRVIEGKVFDVAVDLRKDSPTFGQWSGIELSADNKIQFLIPKGFAHGFSVLSESATFIYKCDNLYNPKAERGINFNDPFLNINWRVEPNKAIISPKDKVFPNFKEVEKNFKYSK, from the coding sequence ATGGAAATTATTAAAACAAAAATCCCAGACTTATTAATAATCAAACCCAAAGTTTTTGAAGATGAACGAGGATATTTTTTCGAGAGTTACAATGAAAAGATTTTCCGCGAAAAAGGTCTAGATCTGTCATTTGTTCAGGATAATGAATCCAAATCGGGATATGGAGTAATAAGAGGACTTCACTATCAATTGGCACCTTACTCACAAACGAAATTAGTTCGGGTAATTGAAGGTAAAGTTTTCGATGTTGCTGTTGATCTAAGAAAAGACTCTCCTACTTTCGGGCAATGGAGTGGTATTGAATTGTCGGCGGATAACAAAATTCAGTTTCTGATCCCTAAAGGATTTGCTCATGGCTTTTCTGTCTTAAGCGAATCTGCAACCTTCATCTACAAATGTGACAACTTGTATAATCCGAAAGCCGAAAGAGGGATCAATTTTAACGATCCATTCTTAAATATTAATTGGAGAGTAGAGCCTAACAAAGCCATTATCTCCCCAAAGGACAAAGTGTTTCCAAACTTTAAAGAGGTGGAGAAAAATTTTAAATACAGTAAATAA
- a CDS encoding PLP-dependent transferase, whose product MLETTNIRELSKIAKANHCLLVVDNTFSPLIFTPAQEGVDAVVHSLTKFINGMSDCVAIPYPGLETPLQYQLINAMAHKNYGSGGLFAIDLKEIRYRKPIYESHTKRQAWVFSS is encoded by the coding sequence GTGTTAGAAACAACAAACATCAGAGAGCTCTCTAAAATAGCAAAAGCGAATCATTGCCTTTTAGTGGTTGACAATACATTTTCTCCTTTAATTTTTACTCCAGCACAGGAAGGTGTCGATGCAGTAGTTCACAGCTTAACGAAATTTATAAATGGCATGAGCGATTGTGTTGCAATTCCATATCCGGGACTCGAAACTCCTCTACAATATCAGTTAATAAATGCAATGGCTCACAAAAACTATGGCTCGGGTGGACTCTTTGCAATTGATTTAAAAGAAATAAGATACCGCAAACCAATTTATGAAAGCCATACAAAAAGGCAAGCTTGGGTATTTAGCAGTTAG
- a CDS encoding PLP-dependent transferase: MANSEGTENALVTSSGMAATCSALLQICSAGDRIVSSRTIYGGSYALMKNFLPKFGVTTKFGNTTDLT; the protein is encoded by the coding sequence CTGGCCAATTCGGAAGGCACCGAAAATGCTTTGGTTACCTCCTCGGGAATGGCGGCCACCTGCTCTGCCCTACTGCAAATTTGCAGTGCCGGAGATAGAATTGTATCCAGCAGGACTATTTATGGCGGTAGCTATGCGCTCATGAAGAACTTTCTGCCCAAATTTGGCGTTACTACAAAATTTGGGAACACTACTGATCTCACTTAA
- the rfbD gene encoding dTDP-4-dehydrorhamnose reductase yields MTNILITGSKGQLGSEIKELSIQFNNLQFFFTDIEELDICALDAIDSYITDKQISYIVNCAAYTNVDQAEENEQAAKLINADAVKNLATIAMQNNIILVHISTDYVFSGDNSTPYTEDQKAKPMGVYGRTKFEGEENVRNICQQHIIIRTSWLYSPFGKNFLKTMLGLGKEKDSLDVVGDQIGSPTYAHDLAYTILHIIQSITEKSHFTDFGTYHYSNEGVCSWYDFATEIQNTSKNKCKINSIESKDFQCLAKRPHYSVLNKSKIKHIFTLEIPHWRSRIEHCIKRITE; encoded by the coding sequence ATGACAAACATCCTAATTACAGGCTCTAAAGGACAGTTAGGCTCCGAAATAAAAGAGTTATCGATTCAGTTTAATAATCTTCAATTTTTCTTTACGGATATTGAGGAACTGGATATCTGTGCTTTGGATGCAATAGACAGTTACATTACCGACAAACAAATTTCCTACATCGTAAATTGCGCAGCATACACTAATGTTGATCAGGCGGAAGAAAATGAGCAAGCAGCCAAATTAATCAATGCTGATGCGGTAAAAAATCTGGCTACGATAGCCATGCAGAACAATATTATTTTAGTTCACATATCTACCGACTATGTGTTTTCTGGAGATAATTCAACACCATACACTGAGGATCAGAAGGCTAAACCCATGGGTGTTTACGGCAGAACCAAATTTGAAGGTGAAGAAAATGTTCGAAACATTTGCCAACAACATATTATCATACGAACCTCTTGGTTATACTCTCCATTTGGGAAAAATTTTCTTAAGACAATGCTAGGCTTAGGCAAAGAAAAAGATTCACTAGATGTTGTAGGCGACCAAATTGGCTCTCCCACCTATGCGCACGACCTGGCTTACACCATTTTGCATATCATTCAAAGCATCACTGAAAAGAGTCACTTTACTGATTTTGGAACCTATCATTATTCCAACGAAGGCGTATGTAGTTGGTACGATTTCGCCACTGAAATACAAAACACATCGAAAAATAAATGTAAAATTAACAGCATCGAAAGCAAAGATTTTCAATGCCTTGCAAAAAGACCACACTACAGCGTATTGAATAAATCGAAAATTAAACATATTTTTACACTCGAAATACCACACTGGAGAAGCAGAATTGAACATTGTATTAAAAGAATTACTGAATAG
- the rfbA gene encoding glucose-1-phosphate thymidylyltransferase RfbA, with translation MKGIILAGGSGTRLYPITKSISKQIIPVYDKPMIYYPLSVLMLAGIKEILIISTPKDLHLYKDLFGNGNQFGLNLSYAEQPSPDGLAQAFIIGEEFIGDSPVCMILGDNLYYGYEFGKQLVASAKLTEGALVFGYHVKDPERYGVADFDENGKVKSLEEKPEHPKSNYAVTGLYFYDNTVIEKAKSLKPSKRGELEITDLNLIYLKEDNLKLQVLGRGIAWLDTGTHDSMLQASNYIATIEQRQGLKVACLEEIAYRNGFISREDLIELAQPLLKNQYGEYLMMVANENIKNKGIRNGNY, from the coding sequence ATGAAAGGAATTATATTAGCTGGGGGTTCGGGCACAAGACTTTATCCGATCACAAAAAGCATTTCGAAACAAATCATCCCGGTTTACGACAAACCAATGATATACTACCCTCTTTCTGTTTTGATGCTTGCAGGAATAAAAGAAATCCTAATCATTTCAACACCAAAAGATTTACATCTTTACAAAGATCTTTTTGGAAATGGAAACCAGTTTGGTCTAAACCTTTCGTACGCCGAACAACCCTCGCCAGACGGATTAGCACAAGCATTTATTATTGGTGAAGAGTTTATTGGAGACAGCCCAGTTTGTATGATTTTAGGTGACAATCTTTACTACGGATATGAATTTGGCAAGCAACTGGTAGCTTCGGCGAAATTAACCGAAGGAGCACTGGTTTTTGGATATCATGTTAAAGATCCGGAAAGATATGGTGTTGCTGATTTTGATGAAAATGGCAAAGTCAAAAGCTTGGAAGAAAAACCAGAACATCCTAAATCCAACTACGCAGTAACTGGCTTGTATTTTTACGACAACACTGTGATTGAAAAGGCCAAATCATTAAAACCATCGAAACGAGGCGAACTCGAAATAACAGATCTAAACCTAATTTACCTGAAAGAAGACAATCTAAAACTTCAGGTTTTAGGACGCGGAATTGCCTGGCTGGATACAGGAACTCACGACAGTATGCTTCAGGCATCTAATTACATTGCAACAATAGAACAAAGGCAAGGATTAAAAGTTGCCTGTTTGGAAGAGATTGCTTATCGTAATGGATTTATAAGCAGAGAAGACTTAATTGAATTAGCGCAACCATTACTTAAAAATCAATACGGGGAATATTTGATGATGGTGGCCAATGAAAATATTAAAAACAAGGGAATTCGAAATGGAAATTATTAA
- a CDS encoding DUF3822 family protein produces MNDLVFVDSSFDKNKTKEYTLSIQLGLDGFSFSILNENKKCIALNKFIPFKKNSDNIPINSFIEIIRNNELLNLNFREVSLLWISDKVLLIPSEFFSEDFAYDSFQLSHSIQKQECLEWNEFPELKSWIVFSFPKNIKEFIQSHFDNSKLYHQCLPFYREALNQKIAENHPPVFLNVQNYFFHVIIPDRNGKHFINTFPYSSSSDLAYYVLNIFKQQKLNNERSKLTIDGAVQEDEKVIILLKKYLGQVEVKSLPSEFRINNSISQKEYNQFINLLNLSRCE; encoded by the coding sequence ATGAACGACCTTGTATTTGTTGATTCATCATTTGATAAAAACAAAACAAAAGAATATACTCTATCCATCCAGCTTGGTCTGGATGGATTTTCTTTTTCTATACTCAACGAGAATAAGAAATGTATTGCTTTGAATAAATTCATTCCTTTCAAAAAGAATAGTGATAATATTCCAATCAATTCATTTATTGAAATTATTCGAAATAACGAACTCTTGAATTTAAATTTCAGAGAGGTTTCGTTACTTTGGATTTCTGATAAGGTATTACTTATTCCTTCTGAATTTTTCTCGGAGGACTTTGCCTATGACAGTTTTCAGCTATCTCATAGTATTCAAAAGCAAGAATGTTTGGAATGGAATGAGTTTCCTGAGTTAAAATCATGGATCGTATTCTCTTTCCCAAAAAACATTAAAGAATTTATTCAATCTCACTTTGATAACAGCAAGCTATATCATCAGTGCTTACCCTTTTACAGAGAGGCTTTGAATCAAAAAATTGCTGAGAACCACCCACCGGTTTTTCTCAACGTACAGAATTACTTTTTCCATGTAATCATCCCCGATCGAAATGGTAAACATTTCATAAACACTTTTCCATATAGCTCAAGTTCCGATTTGGCTTACTATGTTCTCAACATCTTTAAACAACAAAAATTGAATAATGAGAGAAGTAAGTTGACTATAGATGGAGCTGTTCAAGAGGATGAAAAAGTAATTATTTTACTAAAAAAATACCTAGGTCAGGTTGAGGTTAAATCACTTCCGTCGGAGTTTAGAATAAATAATAGTATTTCGCAAAAGGAATACAATCAATTCATTAACCTTTTAAATTTATCTAGGTGCGAATAG